A window of the Lactuca sativa cultivar Salinas chromosome 5, Lsat_Salinas_v11, whole genome shotgun sequence genome harbors these coding sequences:
- the LOC128126210 gene encoding uncharacterized protein LOC128126210, translated as MDPEFLDVMADGYGSRHEDLNKKVKLTLKGVVGTIIKKYFPRLTQSQRVLFEASPFGIFLGMHIPHGDPLLVHMIMFHEVRCQQIFEMGRFLFDIEGVQLDFGETEYILICGLKVGPYVDLLHDEKGQSNSKLRSRLFPDISDARLRLKDLEDLNMSPNYLAL; from the exons ATGGACCCCGAATTCCTCGATGTTATGGCCGATGGATACGGTTCCCGA CACGAAGATCTCAATAAAAAAGTGAAATTAACCTTGAAAGGCGTGGTGGGGACTATCATTAAAAAGTATTTTCCGCGCCTAACACAATCACAACGAGTATTATTCGAAGCTTCCCCCTTTGGAATATTCTTAGGAATGCATATCCCACATGGTGATCCCTTACTTGTGCATATGATAATGTTCCACGAAGTAAGGTGTCAACAAATATTTGAAATGGGGAGGTTTCTGTTTGATATAGAGGGGGTCCAGTTGGATTTTGGTGAAACTGAATATATTCTGATTTGTGGTTTAAAAGTTGGTCCTTATGTGGATTTACTCCATGACGAAAAGGGCCAGTCAAATTCAAAGCTTCGTTCTCGGTTGTTCCCAGATATTTCTGATGCACGTTTGCGGCTGAAAGATTTAGAAGACTTGAATATGTCCCCGAATTATTTGGCACTATAA